CTCGCGCGAGGAGACCGGGCTCGGCGGGCTGCGCGGCGACACGGTGCTGGTCGAGCTCCGCGGACGGCTCGAGCAGCAGGGCCGGCTCCCTACCCTCCCGGCTCCCTGGCGCGCGGAGGCGGTGGTCAAGCCCGCGGGCGGCGGCCCCTTCGCCGGCGACTTCGTCGTCAGCAGTCTCACCGACGACGGGCGGCGGCTCGAGATCGCGCTCGTCGATGTGTCCGGCAAGGGAGTCGAGGCCGGCACCCGCGCGCTGCTGCTGTCCGGAGCGCTCGGTGGGCTGCTCGGGTCGGTGCCGTCCGAGGACTTCCTCCCCGCCGCCAACTCCTATCTGTGCCGGCAGGAGTGGGACGAGGGCTTCGCCACGGCGGTGCACCTCGTGCTCGACCTCGAGGACGGTCGGTGCACGGTCGAGTCGGCCGGCCACCCGCCGGTCGCCGTGCTCGACGCCGGCACCGGTCGGTGGTCGCTGCTCGACGCGCACGGGCCGGCCCTCGGCCTCATCCCCGGCGCCACCTACGTCGGCAGCAGCCTCGTGCTCGACCCGGGCGACGCCTGCCTGCTCTACACCGACGGCCTCGTCGAGGTCCCGGGTCGCGACCTCGCCGTCGGCATCGACAAGCTGCTCGGCGAGGCGGAGCGGCTGGTGCCCCGTGGCTTCGCCGGTGGGGGAGAGGTCCTCGTCAACCGGGTCGCGGCCGGGTCGTCGGAC
This genomic interval from Mycobacteriales bacterium contains the following:
- a CDS encoding PP2C family protein-serine/threonine phosphatase; its protein translation is MTDPVRLRERPPRSRSILGAVPRALTGLRRDPPPVWVVAGTCSLLAVGIAVGAVVIGPQIVTPAAQVLPVLFGGLLLTRRAVWRLLGLVLALMVWNGVVIGFDEVRPGAFVTVAITALLSLEFARSREETGLGGLRGDTVLVELRGRLEQQGRLPTLPAPWRAEAVVKPAGGGPFAGDFVVSSLTDDGRRLEIALVDVSGKGVEAGTRALLLSGALGGLLGSVPSEDFLPAANSYLCRQEWDEGFATAVHLVLDLEDGRCTVESAGHPPVAVLDAGTGRWSLLDAHGPALGLIPGATYVGSSLVLDPGDACLLYTDGLVEVPGRDLAVGIDKLLGEAERLVPRGFAGGGEVLVNRVAAGSSDDRGLVLLWRMR